The following coding sequences lie in one Anatilimnocola floriformis genomic window:
- a CDS encoding NAD(P)-dependent oxidoreductase, which yields MAIQRIVPGQTRLGWIGTGVMGSSMCSHLIARGFQMTVTTRSRSKAQALLDRGAAWASSPREVASRSDVVFAIVGFPKDVREVFLGAEGALAGSKPGSILVDMTTSEPSLAVEIYDAAKSRGVHAVDAPVSGGDIGAKEARLSIMIGGDRDVVEALHPCWETMGKTIIHQGQAGAGQHTKCVNQTLIAANMVGVCEALLYAYKAGLDLNTVLQSVAPGAAGSWSLSNLGPRIIANNFDPGFFVEHFIKDMGIILDEANRMGLSLPGLALSRQLYIALKAQGHGRDGTHALMLALGSLSGVDWRRR from the coding sequence ATGGCTATTCAACGCATCGTTCCCGGACAAACTCGCCTCGGCTGGATCGGCACGGGCGTGATGGGTTCGAGCATGTGCTCACACCTCATTGCCCGCGGTTTTCAAATGACCGTCACGACTCGCTCGCGCAGCAAAGCCCAAGCCTTGCTCGACCGCGGCGCGGCCTGGGCTAGTTCGCCGCGCGAAGTGGCCAGCCGTAGCGATGTGGTGTTTGCCATCGTCGGCTTTCCCAAGGATGTGCGCGAAGTGTTCCTCGGTGCTGAAGGGGCCCTCGCTGGTTCGAAGCCCGGCAGCATTCTCGTCGACATGACCACCAGCGAGCCGTCGCTGGCAGTCGAGATCTACGACGCTGCGAAATCGCGCGGCGTGCATGCGGTCGATGCTCCTGTTTCTGGCGGCGACATCGGTGCCAAGGAAGCTCGCCTGTCGATCATGATCGGCGGCGATCGCGACGTGGTCGAAGCCCTCCATCCTTGCTGGGAAACGATGGGCAAAACCATCATCCACCAAGGCCAGGCCGGCGCGGGTCAGCACACGAAGTGCGTCAACCAAACGCTGATCGCGGCCAACATGGTGGGCGTGTGCGAAGCCTTGCTCTATGCCTACAAAGCCGGTCTCGATCTGAACACGGTGCTGCAATCGGTCGCGCCGGGCGCTGCCGGCAGCTGGTCGTTGTCGAACCTCGGCCCGCGGATCATCGCCAACAATTTCGACCCCGGCTTCTTCGTCGAGCATTTCATCAAGGACATGGGCATCATCCTCGACGAAGCCAACCGCATGGGCCTCAGCCTGCCCGGCCTGGCGCTCTCGCGGCAACTCTACATCGCCCTGAAGGCCCAAGGGCATGGCCGCGACGGCACGCATGCACTCATGCTCGCCCTCGGCTCGCTCAGCGGCGTCGATTGGCGTCGGCGGTAA
- the hrpA gene encoding ATP-dependent RNA helicase HrpA produces MSYYAQLEAQLAAAMQRDAHRLRNQLRAIRQAEQSGKPFDRNLAKLQAELEKSVADAERRKALVPKIEYDEALPVVGQREIIAKTIRENQVVVVCGETGSGKSTQLPKICLEIGRGVRGLIGHTQPRRIAARSIAARVAEELGPGGQKLVGYKIRFADQTSPDTLLKVMTDGVLLAESQSDRYLEQYDTLIIDEAHERSLNIDFLLGYLHRLLQKRSDLRLIITSATLDAQRFAEHFGHAGENGKVIPAPIIEVSGRTYPVELLYRPLSHEDDDFELDPVQGVLRGIDELASRGPGDVLVFLPTERDILEVSHKLRGRQLAGGSAEVLPLYARLSTAEQNKVFRNHSGRRIVLATNVAESSLTVPGIRYVVDTGTARVSRYSARSKLQRLPIESISQASADQRKGRCGRIGPGVCIRLYSEEDFLRRERYTPPEIQRTNLASVVLQTLALDLGLIEDFPFIDPPRSESIRDGYKTLFELGAIDHQQQLTPVGRQLAKLPADPRIGRILLAADREGCLADVLIIAAALETQDPRERPADRAAAADEAHRKFQSGDSDFLTYIKLWDFYNKLKTELTRGQLRKACSQNFLSELRIREWHDVHRQLLDMVTQFGLKVGHRRWLTAAGEDLPKDQNAYDAIHRALLTGLLSNVALKGETAEYTGAGNNKLFLWPGSGVFQNRPKWIVAADLVETTKNYARTIARIDPGWIEPLAQHLVNYHYTNPAWEKRAGSTMANERVSLFGLTIIPRRRVRYGPIDPLASRELMIRSGLVEGEFETRAPFFRHNQELREELIHLAAKARRRDLLVEDQLVDDFYSGRIPPDAYDQPRLEKWLRANEKEKPRVLHMEAADLLGHELEPPPPEEYPEKLELDRLQLPLEYHYEPGAENDGLTVDVPREAIFQLSAERLNWLIPGMLVEKVEHLIKSLPKQQRRNLIPAPDVAKRVAKQLHFAKSSFMLEVARSLSKEAGEPIGPEQFDLSRLPTHLVINVRVRDEHGKVLAEGRDLEVLREKVGATKSVAAAQAAEKSPWHRDGVKAWEWDVLPESVDLTRGGLSFTRFPAVVDMQETVTLRLCETQPEAEQLTWGGIRRLVVIDKPRRYREQIEHLPKLAQIQVLAAPLCKERTLIQQLVDLLAQRSIDLARTSPRAIGPKGALPRTKDDFLKLQKLSADQLLPAVQEVTRFALPLFEAYHQARLALEQPRPEMWQPIVEDLRQQFAELLTPHFLANTPWEWLQHFPRYLKGIALRLQKVISTGLPRDRQAMAQVTPRIEAWHTRREVHRKHHVLDPQLEIFRWQLEEFRISLFAQELGTSQAVSGPRLDKQWEKVRLT; encoded by the coding sequence ATGTCCTACTACGCTCAGCTCGAGGCGCAACTCGCCGCAGCGATGCAGCGCGATGCTCATCGCCTGCGCAATCAACTGCGCGCCATCCGCCAGGCCGAGCAAAGCGGCAAGCCCTTCGATCGCAATCTGGCGAAGTTGCAAGCCGAACTTGAGAAGTCGGTCGCCGACGCCGAACGGCGCAAAGCACTCGTTCCCAAAATCGAATACGACGAGGCCCTGCCGGTCGTCGGTCAGCGCGAAATCATCGCGAAAACCATTCGTGAAAACCAAGTCGTCGTCGTCTGCGGCGAAACAGGCTCTGGCAAAAGTACACAGCTGCCGAAGATTTGTTTAGAGATCGGCCGAGGTGTGCGCGGGCTCATCGGTCATACCCAGCCGCGGCGAATCGCGGCACGCTCGATCGCCGCGCGTGTGGCGGAAGAATTAGGTCCCGGCGGACAAAAACTCGTCGGCTACAAGATTCGCTTTGCCGATCAGACCTCGCCCGACACGCTGCTGAAAGTGATGACCGACGGCGTGCTCCTCGCCGAATCGCAAAGCGATCGCTACCTCGAGCAGTACGACACGCTGATCATCGACGAAGCCCACGAGCGCTCGCTCAACATCGACTTCCTCCTCGGCTATCTCCATCGCCTGCTGCAAAAACGATCCGATCTGCGACTGATCATCACCTCGGCCACGCTCGATGCTCAGCGCTTCGCCGAACACTTCGGCCATGCTGGCGAAAACGGCAAAGTCATTCCCGCGCCGATCATCGAAGTGAGCGGGCGAACTTATCCCGTCGAATTACTCTACCGGCCGTTGTCGCACGAAGACGACGACTTCGAACTCGATCCGGTGCAGGGCGTGCTGCGCGGGATCGATGAACTCGCGTCGCGCGGACCCGGCGATGTGCTCGTCTTCCTGCCAACCGAGCGCGACATTCTTGAGGTTTCGCATAAGTTAAGAGGTCGGCAGCTCGCCGGCGGCTCGGCCGAAGTGCTGCCGCTGTACGCTCGCCTCTCGACGGCGGAGCAGAACAAGGTCTTCCGCAATCACAGCGGCCGGCGAATTGTGCTCGCCACCAACGTTGCTGAGTCGTCGCTCACCGTGCCTGGCATTCGTTACGTCGTCGATACCGGCACGGCCCGCGTCAGTCGCTATTCGGCCCGCAGCAAACTGCAACGGCTCCCCATCGAATCGATCTCGCAAGCATCAGCCGACCAGCGCAAAGGCCGCTGCGGTCGTATCGGCCCCGGCGTGTGCATTCGTCTTTACAGCGAAGAAGATTTTCTCCGCCGCGAGCGCTACACACCGCCAGAAATTCAGCGCACGAATCTCGCGTCGGTCGTGCTGCAAACGCTGGCGCTCGATCTCGGTCTGATCGAAGATTTTCCCTTCATCGATCCGCCCCGCTCCGAATCCATTCGCGACGGCTACAAGACCCTCTTCGAACTCGGCGCGATCGATCATCAGCAGCAGCTGACCCCCGTCGGCAGACAGTTAGCAAAGCTCCCCGCCGATCCGCGGATCGGCCGCATCTTGCTGGCCGCCGATCGCGAAGGTTGCCTAGCCGATGTGTTGATCATCGCGGCTGCCCTCGAAACACAGGATCCGCGCGAGCGCCCCGCCGATCGCGCTGCTGCCGCCGATGAAGCTCATCGCAAGTTTCAGTCCGGCGACAGCGACTTCCTGACCTACATCAAGCTTTGGGATTTTTACAACAAGCTGAAAACAGAGCTGACTCGCGGCCAGCTGCGCAAAGCCTGTTCGCAGAACTTCCTCTCCGAGCTCCGCATTCGCGAATGGCATGACGTGCATCGGCAGTTGCTCGACATGGTCACGCAGTTCGGCTTGAAGGTTGGTCACCGTCGCTGGCTCACCGCGGCCGGCGAAGACTTGCCGAAAGATCAAAATGCCTACGATGCGATCCATCGCGCGCTGCTCACCGGCCTGCTCTCGAACGTCGCGCTGAAGGGCGAAACGGCGGAGTACACCGGCGCGGGAAACAACAAGCTCTTCCTCTGGCCCGGCAGCGGCGTGTTTCAAAATCGGCCGAAGTGGATCGTCGCCGCCGATCTTGTGGAAACGACGAAGAACTACGCCCGCACCATCGCTCGCATCGATCCCGGTTGGATCGAGCCCCTCGCGCAGCACCTGGTCAACTATCACTACACCAATCCCGCTTGGGAAAAGCGGGCCGGTTCGACGATGGCCAACGAGCGCGTCTCGCTCTTCGGCTTGACCATCATTCCGCGGCGACGAGTTCGCTACGGCCCGATCGATCCGCTCGCTTCGCGCGAGCTGATGATCCGCAGCGGCCTGGTCGAAGGGGAATTCGAAACCCGCGCGCCCTTCTTTCGGCACAATCAAGAGCTACGCGAAGAGCTCATTCACCTGGCCGCGAAAGCGCGTCGGCGCGATCTGCTCGTCGAAGATCAACTCGTCGATGATTTTTACAGCGGCCGAATTCCGCCCGATGCTTACGATCAGCCGCGACTCGAAAAATGGCTCCGCGCGAATGAAAAAGAGAAGCCGCGCGTGCTGCATATGGAAGCTGCCGATCTTTTAGGTCACGAACTCGAACCGCCGCCGCCGGAAGAGTATCCCGAGAAGCTCGAGCTCGATCGGCTGCAGTTGCCGCTCGAATATCACTACGAACCGGGGGCCGAAAACGACGGCTTGACGGTCGACGTACCCCGCGAAGCGATCTTCCAACTTTCGGCCGAGCGACTCAACTGGCTGATCCCCGGCATGCTCGTGGAAAAAGTCGAGCACCTCATCAAGTCGCTCCCCAAGCAGCAGCGGCGCAACTTGATCCCCGCGCCGGACGTTGCCAAACGCGTCGCCAAGCAACTGCACTTCGCCAAGTCGTCGTTCATGCTCGAAGTGGCCCGCAGCTTGTCGAAGGAAGCCGGCGAACCGATCGGACCGGAGCAGTTCGATCTGTCGCGGCTGCCGACGCACTTGGTGATCAACGTGCGCGTCCGCGACGAGCACGGCAAAGTCCTCGCCGAAGGACGCGATTTGGAAGTGCTGCGCGAAAAAGTCGGCGCAACGAAATCAGTTGCCGCCGCGCAAGCCGCCGAAAAAAGCCCCTGGCATCGGGATGGCGTGAAGGCTTGGGAATGGGATGTGTTGCCGGAATCGGTCGATCTCACCCGCGGCGGTTTGTCGTTCACGCGTTTCCCCGCCGTTGTCGACATGCAGGAAACCGTCACACTGCGGCTGTGCGAGACGCAGCCCGAAGCCGAGCAACTGACCTGGGGCGGCATTCGGCGGTTGGTGGTGATCGATAAGCCACGGCGGTATCGCGAGCAGATCGAACACTTGCCGAAGCTTGCACAGATTCAAGTCCTCGCCGCGCCTCTCTGCAAGGAACGCACGCTCATTCAGCAATTGGTAGATTTGCTCGCGCAGCGCTCGATTGATCTGGCCCGCACTTCACCGCGGGCGATTGGTCCTAAGGGCGCTCTCCCGCGCACGAAGGACGATTTTCTCAAGCTCCAAAAACTCTCCGCCGATCAACTGCTCCCCGCCGTGCAGGAAGTAACGCGGTTCGCGCTGCCGCTGTTCGAAGCCTATCACCAGGCTCGCCTCGCGCTCGAACAGCCGCGGCCCGAAATGTGGCAGCCGATTGTGGAGGACCTGCGGCAGCAGTTCGCCGAACTTCTCACGCCCCACTTTCTCGCCAACACCCCTTGGGAATGGCTACAACATTTCCCGCGCTACCTTAAAGGCATCGCGCTCCGCCTGCAAAAGGTCATCAGCACCGGCCTGCCGCGCGATCGCCAAGCCATGGCGCAAGTCACGCCCCGCATCGAAGCCTGGCACACCCGCCGCGAAGTTCATCGCAAGCATCACGTGCTCGATCCGCAACTCGAAATCTTCCGTTGGCAACTCGAAGAATTCCGCATCAGCTTGTTTGCCCAAGAACTCGGCACAAGCCAGGCGGTGAGCGGACCGCGGCTGGATAAGCAGTGGGAGAAGGTGAGATTGACTTAG
- a CDS encoding cysteine desulfurase-like protein — MKFTADVLEHCRRQFPALSRRIADQPAVYLDGPAGTQVPQRVIDAIGNYLAHTNANHGGLFPTGRESDRLLDEAHRAAADFLGTDDPDTVAFGQNMTSLTFAFSRALAKTWQPGDEVIVTRVDHDANVTPWVLAAKDAGATLKFIEFNRSDCTLDLEQFRAAITSKTKLVAVGCASNATGGVNPVRDIAGWAHQVGALVFLDAVHYAPHRLIDVQALGCDFLACSAYKFFGPHTGMLWGKRELMEKLTAYKVRPATDSLPGKWMTGTQSHESIAGVLACIDYLADIGRMVAGNDSLDRRSALREAYAAIDEYEKILIDRLLHGLSQIDEIKVWGITDRARLSERVATVSLTHDRYTSAQLAERLGEQGIFAWHGNYYALQLSEALGHEPNGMLRLGLVHYNTTAEVDRVLRSLEEV; from the coding sequence ATGAAATTTACTGCAGATGTTCTCGAGCATTGTCGACGGCAGTTTCCGGCGCTGTCGCGGCGCATCGCCGATCAGCCTGCCGTTTATCTGGATGGGCCGGCCGGAACGCAGGTGCCGCAGCGCGTCATCGATGCGATCGGCAATTATCTGGCCCACACCAACGCCAATCACGGCGGGCTCTTTCCCACGGGTCGCGAGAGCGATCGGCTGCTCGACGAAGCCCATCGCGCTGCTGCCGATTTTCTCGGCACCGACGATCCCGATACGGTCGCCTTTGGCCAGAACATGACGTCGCTGACGTTCGCTTTTTCGCGCGCCCTCGCCAAGACCTGGCAACCGGGCGACGAAGTGATCGTGACGCGTGTCGACCACGATGCCAACGTCACCCCGTGGGTTCTCGCGGCGAAAGATGCTGGCGCGACGCTCAAGTTCATCGAGTTCAACCGCAGCGATTGCACGCTGGACCTCGAACAATTTCGGGCTGCCATCACCAGCAAAACCAAACTCGTTGCGGTTGGTTGCGCGAGCAATGCCACCGGCGGCGTGAATCCGGTGCGCGATATCGCTGGCTGGGCACATCAAGTCGGCGCGCTGGTGTTTCTCGATGCGGTTCACTACGCGCCGCATCGTTTGATCGACGTGCAAGCGCTCGGCTGCGATTTCCTAGCTTGCTCGGCCTACAAGTTTTTTGGGCCGCACACGGGCATGTTGTGGGGCAAACGCGAGTTGATGGAAAAGCTGACGGCGTACAAGGTGCGCCCGGCCACCGATTCACTCCCCGGCAAATGGATGACCGGCACGCAGAGTCACGAGAGCATCGCGGGCGTGCTGGCCTGTATTGATTACCTCGCCGATATCGGCCGCATGGTGGCCGGCAACGATTCGCTCGACCGCCGATCGGCGCTGCGCGAGGCGTATGCTGCGATCGACGAGTATGAAAAAATTCTGATTGACCGACTCTTGCACGGTCTGAGCCAAATCGACGAGATCAAAGTCTGGGGCATCACCGATCGAGCCCGGCTGAGCGAACGCGTCGCGACCGTTTCGCTGACGCACGATCGCTACACCTCGGCCCAACTCGCCGAGCGTTTGGGCGAGCAGGGTATTTTTGCCTGGCACGGCAACTATTATGCATTGCAGTTGAGCGAAGCCCTCGGCCACGAACCCAACGGCATGCTCCGCCTCGGGTTGGTGCACTACAACACGACGGCGGAAGTCGACCGAGTGCTCAGATCGCTGGAAGAGGTTTAG
- the floA gene encoding flotillin-like protein FloA (flotillin-like protein involved in membrane lipid rafts), whose protein sequence is MFLLADDISLPAIITLVLLVFVVIFMLIVAAIFANFFRLWIQSFLTRAGISLFDLIGMTFRKVNKDVIVKSKIMCVQAGLPDEITGKALEAHYLSGGNVPLVIRALIAANKAKIIRLSYREATAIDLAGRNVLEAVQTSVYPKVIDCPAKNSGKDFLEAVAANGIQLRVRARVTVRANLQQLIGGATEETIIARVGEGIVSAIGSAEDHMEVLENPDRISKAVLARRLDSQTAFEIVSVDIADIDVGENIGARVRADQAEADTRVARARAEGRRAMAVAAEQEQIARIEESRALLVAAEAEVPKAMAAAFNSGKLGIMDYYKMRNLVADTDMRRGIAGASASTPTKTN, encoded by the coding sequence ATGTTCTTGCTTGCTGACGATATTTCGCTCCCAGCCATCATCACGTTGGTGCTGCTGGTTTTCGTCGTCATCTTTATGCTGATCGTGGCGGCGATCTTTGCGAACTTCTTTCGGCTGTGGATTCAATCGTTCCTCACCCGCGCCGGCATTTCGCTGTTCGATCTGATCGGCATGACGTTCCGCAAGGTGAATAAGGACGTCATCGTCAAATCGAAAATCATGTGCGTGCAGGCCGGCCTGCCCGATGAAATCACCGGCAAAGCCCTCGAAGCCCACTACCTTTCCGGCGGCAACGTGCCGCTGGTGATTCGGGCCCTGATCGCCGCCAACAAAGCCAAGATCATTCGCCTCAGCTATCGCGAAGCGACGGCCATCGACCTCGCTGGTCGTAACGTGCTCGAAGCCGTGCAGACCAGCGTTTATCCCAAGGTCATCGATTGCCCGGCCAAGAATTCCGGCAAGGACTTTCTCGAAGCTGTCGCGGCCAACGGCATTCAGCTCCGCGTGCGAGCTCGCGTGACGGTGCGGGCCAATCTGCAACAGCTCATCGGCGGCGCTACCGAAGAAACAATCATCGCCCGTGTCGGCGAAGGGATCGTGTCGGCCATCGGTTCGGCCGAAGATCACATGGAAGTGCTCGAAAATCCCGACCGCATTTCGAAAGCCGTGCTCGCTCGCCGGCTCGACTCGCAAACGGCGTTTGAAATTGTCTCGGTGGATATCGCCGACATCGACGTCGGCGAAAACATCGGTGCTCGCGTGCGAGCCGATCAGGCCGAAGCCGATACTCGCGTGGCTCGCGCCCGCGCCGAAGGTCGCCGCGCCATGGCAGTGGCTGCCGAACAAGAACAGATCGCTCGCATCGAAGAATCGCGGGCGCTCCTCGTCGCCGCCGAAGCCGAAGTGCCGAAGGCCATGGCGGCTGCGTTCAACAGCGGTAAGCTCGGCATCATGGATTACTACAAGATGCGAAATCTGGTGGCCGACACCGACATGCGTCGCGGCATCGCCGGGGCCAGCGCCAGCACGCCGACCAAAACGAACTAG
- the cutA gene encoding divalent-cation tolerance protein CutA encodes MPKEFIQVVTTTGDKESADKIATNILNRRHGACVQINGPIESSYWWNGRIETAREYTCTIKTLRDKFSQVEKTILEFHPYDQPEILATPVVAITADYAAWLIEQLAPPKKVAAKEEK; translated from the coding sequence ATGCCCAAAGAGTTCATTCAGGTCGTCACGACCACCGGCGACAAGGAATCGGCCGACAAGATCGCGACGAACATTCTCAATCGTCGCCACGGCGCGTGCGTGCAGATCAACGGGCCGATCGAGAGCAGCTATTGGTGGAACGGCCGGATCGAAACCGCCCGCGAATACACCTGCACCATCAAGACCCTGCGCGATAAGTTTTCGCAGGTCGAAAAAACAATCCTCGAATTTCATCCGTACGATCAGCCGGAAATTCTCGCCACGCCGGTCGTCGCGATCACCGCCGATTACGCGGCCTGGCTGATCGAGCAACTGGCGCCGCCGAAGAAGGTGGCGGCCAAGGAAGAGAAGTAG
- a CDS encoding 2,3-bisphosphoglycerate-independent phosphoglycerate mutase → MDIHALTRELQTKNDSKIVMLVADGLGGLPMTPGGKTELETAVKPNLDALAKIGVQGASLPVCPGIAPGSGPGHLGLFGYDPIQYQIGRGALEATGIGFAMQPGDVAARGNYCTLDKDGLISDRRAGRIASEESAPLATLLRAVKIPGVEVFVEPVKEHRFVVVFRGEGLAGNVKDTDPQAVGKAPLQAIGHDVPSEKAAAIANEFVKQATKILAGQPKANGLTLRGFSGRPALPSYDEVYGLRAGAIAVYPMYKGLAQLVGMKILGKAQTLDEQVDVMTQYWKDFDFFFLHYKYTDSTGEDGNFAAKVKKIEEFDAVLPRVQALKPDVLIVTGDHSTPSYLKAHSWHPVPTLLVSDCCRTDGNTTFGENTAIRGGLGQFKAKYLMTLALANAGRLQKYGA, encoded by the coding sequence ATGGATATCCACGCCCTTACCCGCGAATTGCAAACCAAGAACGACTCGAAAATCGTGATGCTCGTCGCCGACGGCCTCGGCGGTTTGCCGATGACGCCAGGCGGTAAGACGGAGCTCGAAACGGCGGTCAAGCCGAACCTCGATGCCTTGGCGAAAATCGGCGTGCAGGGTGCCAGCCTGCCGGTTTGTCCGGGCATTGCTCCGGGTAGCGGCCCCGGCCACCTCGGGCTGTTTGGTTACGATCCCATTCAATATCAGATCGGCCGCGGCGCACTCGAAGCCACCGGCATCGGCTTCGCCATGCAACCGGGCGACGTCGCCGCTCGCGGCAACTACTGCACGCTGGATAAGGACGGCTTGATCAGCGATCGCCGCGCCGGCCGGATTGCCTCGGAAGAAAGCGCGCCGCTGGCCACGCTCCTCCGCGCGGTGAAAATTCCCGGCGTCGAAGTCTTCGTCGAGCCTGTGAAAGAGCATCGCTTCGTCGTCGTCTTCCGCGGCGAAGGTCTCGCCGGCAATGTGAAGGACACCGATCCACAAGCTGTCGGCAAAGCGCCGCTGCAAGCCATTGGTCACGATGTGCCCAGCGAAAAAGCCGCCGCCATCGCCAATGAGTTCGTCAAGCAAGCCACGAAGATTCTCGCCGGTCAGCCGAAGGCGAACGGCCTCACGCTCCGCGGCTTCAGTGGTCGTCCCGCGTTGCCAAGCTACGACGAAGTGTACGGCCTCCGCGCCGGCGCGATCGCCGTTTATCCGATGTACAAAGGTCTGGCCCAGCTGGTCGGCATGAAGATCCTCGGCAAGGCCCAGACGCTCGACGAGCAAGTCGACGTGATGACGCAGTACTGGAAGGATTTTGACTTCTTCTTCCTGCACTACAAATACACCGACAGCACCGGCGAAGACGGCAACTTCGCCGCCAAGGTGAAGAAGATCGAAGAGTTCGACGCCGTTCTGCCCCGCGTCCAAGCCCTCAAGCCCGACGTGCTGATCGTCACCGGCGACCACAGCACACCGAGCTATCTGAAGGCCCACAGCTGGCACCCGGTGCCCACGCTCCTCGTCAGCGACTGCTGCCGCACTGACGGCAACACGACCTTCGGCGAAAACACCGCCATCCGCGGTGGCCTGGGGCAATTCAAGGCGAAGTACTTGATGACGCTGGCCCTGGCGAATGCCGGGCGGTTGCAGAAGTATGGGGCCTAA
- a CDS encoding 3-keto-disaccharide hydrolase codes for MFRSSLLTLSFLALATASLAFAQEAKKDEAKKDDGEWIQLFNGKNLDGWTPKIRYHELGENWNDTFRVEDGLLKVGYDKYDKFNETFGHLFYKESFSYYVLRVEYRFVGKQCEGGPGWAIRNSGAMIHGEKPETMTKDQDFPASIEVQLLGGNGKDPRTTANLCTPGTNVVMKGELITRHCTNSTSKTYHGEDWVTVEITVRGNQVIQHKIDGASVLTYNEPQLDERDAHAKDLIAKAGNKMLSGGTISLQSESHPVEFRKVELKKLAVE; via the coding sequence ATGTTTCGCTCCTCTCTTCTGACGTTGTCGTTCCTCGCACTCGCCACCGCAAGTTTGGCCTTCGCTCAAGAAGCCAAAAAAGACGAAGCCAAGAAAGATGACGGCGAATGGATTCAACTCTTCAACGGCAAGAACCTCGACGGTTGGACTCCCAAAATTCGTTATCACGAACTGGGCGAGAATTGGAACGACACGTTCCGCGTCGAAGATGGCCTGTTGAAGGTCGGCTATGACAAGTACGACAAGTTCAACGAGACCTTTGGCCATTTGTTCTATAAGGAATCGTTTTCGTACTACGTCCTCCGCGTCGAATATCGCTTCGTCGGCAAGCAGTGCGAAGGCGGGCCGGGCTGGGCCATTCGCAACAGCGGTGCGATGATTCACGGCGAAAAGCCGGAGACGATGACCAAGGATCAGGACTTTCCGGCGTCGATCGAGGTGCAACTCCTCGGCGGCAACGGCAAGGACCCGCGGACCACGGCCAACCTATGCACGCCCGGTACGAACGTGGTGATGAAGGGTGAACTCATCACGCGGCACTGCACCAACTCAACGTCGAAGACCTACCACGGCGAAGATTGGGTGACGGTCGAAATCACCGTGCGCGGCAACCAGGTCATTCAGCACAAGATCGACGGCGCTTCGGTGCTCACCTACAACGAACCGCAACTCGACGAGCGCGACGCGCACGCCAAGGACTTGATTGCCAAAGCCGGCAACAAAATGCTGAGCGGCGGTACGATCAGCCTGCAATCGGAAAGTCATCCGGTTGAGTTCCGCAAAGTCGAACTAAAGAAACTGGCTGTGGAGTAG